The following are encoded together in the Osmia lignaria lignaria isolate PbOS001 chromosome 6, iyOsmLign1, whole genome shotgun sequence genome:
- the LOC117607795 gene encoding LOW QUALITY PROTEIN: uncharacterized protein LOC117607795 (The sequence of the model RefSeq protein was modified relative to this genomic sequence to represent the inferred CDS: deleted 5 bases in 4 codons; substituted 1 base at 1 genomic stop codon), whose product MCDFSWKLSLVKHGCASAFPFAKRSRGVIVEIAKYRYRRHTSIRDELRRXQLRLRRLVRRSDAVACMCAATLEGPRTPGRPPTGHGERERVRRPSNLKWGSCLRNERDRTIRSSNRTADSRTKSEDRNREQRTDAWTLVLVGKREASVGNGAPIAKERGSRAAPPGKERRVLCSRTRARLFTSRVPATTAATRNHAQRERR is encoded by the exons ATGTGTGATTTCTCATGGAAACTGTCACTCG TTAAACACGGTTGCGCGTCAGCTTTTCCCTTCGCGAAACGGAGCCGGGGCGTGATCGTGGAAATAGCAAAGTATCGT TATCGTAGGCACACAAGCATCCGCGACGAGCTACGACGGTAGCAGCTACGGCTGCGACGGCTGGTACGGCGATCAGATGCTGTCGCGTGCATGTGTGCAGCTACACTAGAGGGCCCACGTACGCCCGGTCGGCCGCCTACCGGCCACGGGGAA CGCGAACGCGTACGAAGACCGTCGAACCTGAAGTGGGGGAGTTGCTTGAGGAACGAAAGAGACCGAACGATACGAAGCTCGAACCGAACGGCGGATAGTAGGACGAAGAGCGAAGACCGAAACAGAGAGCAGCGGACGGACGCCTGGACGCTTGTGCTGGTGGGGAAACGAGAAGCGTCGGTGGGGAATGGAGCC CCAATCGCGAAGGAACGCGGATCACGCGCGGCTCCGCCCGGC AAGGAAAGGCGAGTTCTCTGCTCGCGAACGCGAGCGCGCCTTTTTACCTCGCGTGTACCGGCTACTACTGCTGCAACACGAAACCACGCTCAGAGGGAGAGAAGGTGA